A region of Scylla paramamosain isolate STU-SP2022 chromosome 25, ASM3559412v1, whole genome shotgun sequence DNA encodes the following proteins:
- the LOC135113424 gene encoding uncharacterized protein LOC135113424 — protein sequence MMTSTFMSQACLGSWSGGQRAPHSRRRHTPPLPPSWPPSVGRAVVLVRNPYKALLAYHNYLFGGHLGYAPVSNYRSKDWSAFVHMQARAWMDIAVNWTRALQKEEEEEEEEDQTRELKEREEKERINVLNVRIKEEQKKVKEGWKRKKETQKKRIKKEGRKIAIVHYEELLQDPLTPLLPALAALPVPAPSPTRLACLRRHHTDRRRFKRKQEYLPENLDIFSPVDRDKLDRAIRYVDYHLRRLHLPPLPLHLYEYYNNTLPDAQKTIRVACLEGETEAACDARVDQLNAAWRRRKRKNGGKDEQTPSSLYDGGGGGGGGGDSEEEKEDPLEKFAGTKVGWFLTRGFTSLMKQLRGDPLRQAVVQNSEPNFAVKQ from the exons ATGATGACCAGCACCTTTATGTCACAG GCATGTTTGGGGAGCTGGAGCGGTGGTCAGCGGGCACCACACTCACGCAGAAGACAcactccgcctctccctccgtcGTGGCCTCCTTCAGTAGGCCGCGCCGTGGTGTTAGTGAGGAATCCGTACAAAGCTCTCCTGGCCTACCATAACTACCTGTTTGGTGGACACCTGGGCTACGCACCTGTCAGTAATTATAGGAGTAAAG actggAGCGCCTTCGTGCATATGCAGGCGAGGGCGTGGATGGACATTGCTGTGAACTGGACGAGGGcactgcagaaggaggaggaggaagaagaagaagaagatcagaCAAGGGaactaaaggagagagaagagaaggaacgaaTAAATGTGCTGAATGTCAGAattaaggaagaacagaagaaggtgaaggaaggatggaagaggaagaaggagacacagaagaagaggataaagaaggaagggaggaagatagcAATAGTCCACTACGAGGAACTATTGCAGGACCCTCTTAcgcccctcctccctgccctgGCCGCCCTGCCCGTGCCTGCCCCCTCTCCTACAAGACTGGCGTGCCTCAGG aGGCATCACACAGACAGGCGTCGCTtcaagaggaaacaagaatacCTGCCCGAAAACCTGGACATCTTCTCACCTGTGGACAGAGACAAG CTTGACCGTGCCATTCGTTATGTGGATTACCATCTCCGCCGCCTCCACCTGCCCCCGCTGCCCCTCCATCTGTATGAGTACTATAACAACACGCTGCCAGACGCACAA AAAACGATTCGCGTGGCGTGTCTTGAGGGGGAGACTGAAGCGGCGTGTGATGCGCGTGTGGACCAGCTCAACGCcgcctg gaggaggaggaagaggaagaacggagggaaggatgaacagactccttcctctttgtatgatggaggaggaggaggaggaggaggaggggatagtgaagaggaaaaggaagatccaCTAGAGAA gttcgCAGGCACCAAGGTGGGCTGGTTCCTGACTCGAGGGTTCACGAGTCTCATGAAGCAACTGCGAGGCGACCCGCTCCGCCAGGCTGTGGTTCAAAACTCAGAGCCGAACTTTGCAGTGAAACAGTAG
- the LOC135113418 gene encoding uncharacterized protein LOC135113418 yields the protein MNATAAPPAVDPLAGLFVRQESAIRKLDGLTAKIGKLDDLEEKIDVISLVLQEREVNLKALVESLTARVEELAGKVEDVQGRLVKVDEEVVEVKESVEVLDENVREVGDKVEGLGGKVEDMDGRLLELREVVEETWVEVNQTLQGQQNEVEMVEMTQNNTDITTTPSPLDLTSLLLNLTERVEEGLQEGSASARQCQEAVGHLKNLIEPSINTTHYLTAAVINRIRISNLAMDKRLGAVLHALSLRHRLLQDGFHSSLSSFHARLATHLQGSFKRVETKVEEMKEIVANETKEINGCTNISTTSTVSPSQDLHLQDYQDVLQETLDNILQLSNLTLHRLLQDDKEVAEEVQKEEEEEEEEDDQQEEETEALEEEERPPVCTVAGQDALNTTATTTTSTTTATTITATELEDAVREALGERLVQVEEQLEGLRIYLSTSLHVQANQVEDRMAEVEAGLFRTVRETLNKSNRGLEKLRKASLGYLDAAVTSISSAAVASAQATADHLTKAMQEVALSLTRRLFQVEVAIRAAVGGGNAEGADGEDALDWKRWWWWWWCPTAAATKGSEGGGGSCISALPGDASGWASARARCRAVGGDLVSIPPTALTLHPLNPSVQSSTPPLPPYWLGGRKVLGEWRWVTGALVEGEVSEGGAEGESGECLVVSGDDGGVRMAAAPCHTPHPALCQLPAPPGDVGPPLDPVSNEVTPIAAHRYLTPEDLQLT from the exons ATGAACGCTACTGCTGCGCCTCCTGCAGTAGACCCCCTGGCAGGACTGTTCGTGAGGCAGGAGTCAGCCATTAGGAAGCTTGATGGTCTGACAGCAAAGATCGGGAAGTTGGATGACCTTGAGGAAAAGATTGATGTTATATCTCTGGTTCTTCAAGAGCGTGAAGTGAACCTGAAGGCGCTGGTGGAGTCCTTGACAGCCAGGGTGGAGGAGCTGGCCGGGAAAGTGGAAGACGTGCAGGGGAGACTAGTGAAAGTggacgaggaggtggtggaggtgaaggaaagcgTGGAAGTGTTGGATGAAAACGTAAGAGAAGTTGGTGATAAGGTGGAGGGCCTTGGAGGTAAAGTGGAGGACATGGACGGGAGACTACTGGAGCTTcgggaggtagtggaggagacATGGGTGGAGGTAAACCAGACACTGCAGGGACAGCAAAAtgaggtggagatggtggagatGACCCAAAACAACACTGACATTACCACCACACCATCTCCACTTGACCTCACATCTCTTTTGCTGAACCTGACGGAGCGGGTGGAGGAGGGACTGCAGGAGGGGAGCGCCAGTGCCAGACAGTGCCAGGAGGCCGTGGGGCACCTCAAGAACCTAATTGAACCCTCCATCAACACCACACACTACCTCACAGCAGCAGTCATCAACCGCATTAGGATTTCAAACTTGGCGATGGACAAAAGACTAGGGGCTGTTCTCCACGCGTTGTCTCTCCGTCACCGCCTCCTGCAGGACGgcttccactcctccctctcctccttccacgcACGCCTCGCCACGCACCTCCAGGGATCCTTCAAACGCGTGGAGACTAaagtggaggagatgaaggagattGTCGCTAATGAAACAAAGGAGATTAATGGGTGTACCAACATCTCCACAACCTCCACGGTGTCTCCCTCGCAGGATCTCCACCTTCAGGATTACCAAGACGTCCTTCAGGAAACTCTTGACAACATCCTACAACTGTCCAATCTAACACTTCATCGCCTACTACAGGATGACAAGGAGGTGGCGGAGGAggtgcagaaggaggaggaggaggaggaggaggaagatgaccagcaggaggaggagacggaggcgctggaggaagaagaaaggccaCCTGTGTGTACTGTAGCG ggACAAGACGCTCtcaacaccactgccaccaccaccaccagcaccaccaccgcaaccaccatcaccgccacggAACTTGAAGATGCG gtgagggaggcacTGGGGGAGCGGCTGGTGCAGGTGGAGGAGCAGTTGGAGGGACTTAGGATATACCTGTCCACCAGTCTTCACGTCCAGGccaaccag gTGGAAGATCGAATGGCGGAAGTGGAGGCGGGGTTGTTCAGGACGGTGCGGGAGACGCTTAACAAGTCTAACAGAGGCCTTGAGAAGCTGCGTAAGGCGTCACTGGGGTACCTGGACGCCGCCGTGACCAGCATCTCCTCTGCAGCCGTGGCGTCAGCGCAGGCCACAGCTGACCACCTGACAAAGGCCATGCAGGAGGTGGCTTTGTCTCTCACGCGGCGGCTGTtccag GTGGAGGTGGCAATACGCGCCGCTGTGGGTGGAGGAAACGCAGAAGGCGCTGACGGTGAAGACGCCCTGGACtggaagcggtggtggtggtggtggtggtgcccgaCGGCGGCGGCGACCAAGGGCAgcgagggtggtggtggctccTGCATCAGCGCCTTGCCTGGGGACGCCTCCGGGTGGGCCTCCGCCAGGGCACGCTGCAGGGCGGTGGGCGGGGACCTCGTCAGTATCCCACCCACAGCCCTAACCCTCCACCCACTGAATCCCTCTGTCCAGTCCTCCACCCCGCCCCTGCCTCCCTATTGGCTCGGCGGGCGTAAGGTACTGGGGGAGTGGCGGTGGGTGACTGGGGCGTTAGTAGAGGGGGAGGTGAGTGAGGGCGGagctgagggagagagtggggaatgcctggtggtgagtggtgacgatggtggtgttAGGATGGCTGCCGCGCCTTGCCACACGCCGCATCCTGCCCTGTGCCAGCTGCCCGCGCCCCCTGGTGATGTTGGGCCGCCCCTTGACCCCGTGAGCAATGAGGTGACGCCCATCGCCGCCCACCGCTACCTGACGCCAGAGGATCTTCAGCTAACgtag